Below is a window of Fundidesulfovibrio magnetotacticus DNA.
GCGCACCCCACGAACAGCACCGACCCGACCGGAGGGGTGCACAGGCCGATGCCCAGGTTGATCATGAGCACGATGCCGAACTGCACCGGGTCCATGCCCACGGCCTTCATCACCGGCAGGAAAATGGGCGTGCAGATGATGATGAGCGGGGCCATGTCCATGAACGTGCCCAGGAAGAGCAGGATGGCGTTCACGATGAACATGATCACGTAGGGATTGTCGGACACGGCCCGCAGGATCTCGTAGAGCTTTGCGGGCACCTGGTTCAGGGCCAGCAGCCAGCCGAAGGACGCGGCCGTGCCGATGATCAGCAGCACCAGGGCCGTGGTGCGCGTGGCGTTCACCGTTGCCCGCTTGAAATCCTCCCACTTGAGGGACTTGTAGCCCAGCGCCGTGACAGCGACCGCGTAGATGACCGCGATGGCCGAAGACTCCGTGGCCGTGAAGATGCCCGAAAGCACGCCGCCGATGATGATCACGGCGGTGAGCAGGCCCGGCAGCGCCCCGAAGAAGGAGGCCAGCAGGGCCGCGAACCCCGGGAAGGGCTCGCGGGGGTAGTTGCGCTTCACAGCGATGAGGTAGGCGGCGGCCATGAGGCACAGGCCCACCAGCACGCCGGGGACGAAGCCGCCCAGGAACATGTTGGTGACGGAAACCGTCCCGCCCGCCGCGATGGAATAGATGATCATGTTGTGGCTGGGCGGGATGATGAGCCCGATGGTGGCGGCGGTGACGGTTACGCTCACGGCGTAGTCCGTGCCGAATCCCTTGCGCTTCATCATGGGGATGAGCGTGGTGCCCAGGGCGGAGGCGTCCGCCACGGCGGAGCCCGAGATGCCGCCGAAGAACATGCTGGCCACCACGTTCACCAGGCCAAGCCCTCCCCGGATGTGGCCCACCATGCCGCTGGCCAGGCGCACCAGCCGGTCGGAGATGCCGCCGTACTGCATGATCTCGCCCGCGTAGATGAAGAACGGGATGGCGATGAGCGAAAACGAGTTCATGCCCGAGGCCATGCGCTGGAACACCACCATGGGGGGAATGTCCATGTAGACGATGGTGATCAGGCTGGAGACGCCCAACACCACGGCGATGGGCACCCCGATGAGCATGAGGACCAGGAAGGAGCCGAACAGCACCCAGAGTTCCATGTTGACCCTCCTAGTCCCTGGCCGCGCGCCAGAAATGCTCGATGCTGAAGAGAACGAAAAGCAACCCCGCCACGGGGAACGGCAGGTAGCTCAGGCCCGTGGAGATGCCCAGGGTGGGGATGACATGCCCCCAGGTGGTCATCACCTGTTGCCAGCCGAAGTAGACCATGCACCCGCCGAACGTCCCGACCACCACATGAATGAGCATGGAGCACGCCTTGCGCATGGGCCGGGGCATAAGGTCCAGGGTGAAGGAGATGCCTATGTGCGTCTTTTCGTGCACCCCGGCCGCCGCGGCGATCATGATGAACCACACCATGACGAACAGGACCGACGTCTCGGACCACTGTGGGCTGTCGTTCATGATGTATCTCGAAAAGATCTGCCACCCGATGACAACAATGCAATAGACGAGCCCTATCGCACTGAACTGCATGCACAGACGTGCGATCCGGGTGTTGAATGCCGTCAGTCTTTCCAGCGCGGACGTCATGAAGGTCTCCTTGATGGGGGGGCCGGACGCCGCCCTGGCGGCGTCCGGCGGCATCCGTGCCTACTGAACGGCCTGGATCTTCGTCACCAGGTCCTTGAGCTGGGGGGTGTTGGCGAACTTGTCGTACAAGGGAGCCATGGCCTTGATGAAGGGCTCCTTGTTGACTGTGTTGATCTTGCTGCCCGCGGCCTCGACCACCTTGCGGGCCTTGTCCTCGCGCTCGGCCCAGAGCTTGCGCATCACGGGCACCGACTCCCTGGCGGCCTTGCGCAGCAGGGCCTGGTCTTCCTTGGAGAGCTTGTTCCAGGTCACCTTGGAGACCACCAGCACCTCGGGGGACATGGAGTGCTCGTCCAGAGAGTAGAACTTGGCCACCTCGAAGTGGCGGGTGGATTCGTAGGAGGGCCAGTTGTTCTCCGCGCCGTCGATGACGCCGGTGGAAAGGGCCTCGTACACCTGGCCGAATTCCATGGGCGTGGCGTTGGCGCCGAGGGCGGCCACCATGGAGACGAACAGGTCGGAGTTCTGCACGCGGATCTTCATGCCCTTCATGTCTTCAGGCGTGTTGATGGGCTTCTTGGAGTTGTAGAACGAGCGCGCGCCCGAGTCGTAGAAGCACAGGCCGATGAGGCCGTAGGGCTCCAGCGAGTCCAGGATCTGGTCGCCGATGGGGCCGTCCATGACTTTGTGCATGTGTTCCACGGAGCGGAAGATGAAGGGCAGGCCGGGAATGGCGGTGGGCGGGGCCACGCTGTTGAGCGGCGCCATGTTCACGCGGTTCACGTCGATGGCCCCCGCGATGGTCTGCTCGATGGTGTCCTTTTCCTCGCCCAGCTGGCGACCCGGGAAAACCTTCATGGTGATGCGTCCCTTGGACTGTTCTTCGAGCGTCTTGGCCATGGCCTTCACGGCCTGGACGGTGGGATAGTCCTCGGGGTGGGTGTCGGCGCTCCTGAGGGAAACCTTGTTCTGGGCGAAGGCCTGTCCCGCCAGGGACAGGATCAGCGCGCCCGCCATCAAAAAACGCATCGCTTTCGTGGCCATGTGTTCCTCCTTGTGGAACAGGGTGTCTCGTCGACCAAATCGATCCGCGCGAATCAAAGGCGGTAAGCCTTTTTGGCCAGGGAATAGGCCAGCTCCCGCGCCAAGAGGACGGCCTCGTCCTCGTCCAGGCGGTGGGTGGCCACCATGTCGGCCAGGAAGGAACAGTCGACCCTTCTGGCCACGTCGTGCCGGGCGGGTATGGAAAGAAACGCCCGCGTGTCGTCGTTGAAGCCCACGGTGTTGTAGAAGCCCGCAGTCTCCGTGACCATGCGGCGGTAGCGCATCATGCCCTCGGGGCTGTCGTGGAACCACCAGGCCGGACCCAGCCGAAGGACCGGATACACCCCGGCCAGAGGGGCCAACTCCCGGCTGTAGGCCGATTCGTCCAGGGTGAAGAGGATCACCGTGAGGCCCCGCTCGTGCCCGAACCTGTCCAGCATGGGCTTCAGGGCGTGCACGAAGTCCGTGCGGGAGGGGATGTCCGCTCCCTTGTCGCGCCCGAAGCGGGTGTGGATGTCCAGGCTGTGGTTGCGGAAGGAGCCGGGATGGATCTGGATCACCAGTCCGTCGTCCAGGCTCATGCGCACCATCTCGGTCAGCATCTGTGCGCGGAACAGCTCGGCTTCGGCCGGGGTGGCCGTGCCGCGCAGGGCCTTGTGGAAAAGGCGCTCGCACTCCGAAGCGTCGAGATCGGCCGTGGCCGCCGAGGGATGGCCGTGGTCCGTGGCCGTGGCCCCCAGGGACTTGAAGAATTCCCGTCTGGCCGCCAGGGCGCGCAGGTAGCCTTTCCACGATCCGGCGTCCTCGCCGGTGAGCTGGCCGAGACTGGCCACGTTGGCCGCGAAGCCCTCGAAGTCCGGGTCCACGCAGGGGTCCGGGCGGAAGGTTGGGACCACCCTGCCCTTCCAGCCGCTGTCCAGCACGGCCTTGTGATGTTCCAGGGAATCCAGCGGGGAATCCGTGGTGGCGATCACCTCGATGTTGTAGCGCTCGTAGAGCGCCCGGCATCGGAACTCCGGCAGGGACAGCCTGGCGGCGAGCCGGTCGTAGAAGCTCTCCGCGTTGGCGGCTTCCAGGCGCTCCTCGATGCCGAACACGTGCAGGAACACGTGTTCCAGCCACATGCGCGAGGGGGTGCCCCTGAGCAGGTGGTAGTTCTCGGCAAAGAGGCGCCAGATGGCGCGCGGGTCGGCTTCGGTCCGGCCGCCGTCCACGCGGGGCACGCCCAGGGCTTCCAGGGGCACTCCCTGGCTGTGGAGCATGCGGAACACGTAGTGGTCCGGAATGAGGAAGAGCACGGCCGGGTCCGGGAAGCGGACGTCCTCGGCGTACCAGCGGGGATCGGTGTGGCCGTGGGGGCTCACGATGGGCAGGTCCTTCACCTCGGCGTAGAGTCGGCGGGCTATGCCGCGTGTTCCGGGGTCTGCCGGGAAGAGCCTGTCCTCGTGCATGGTCCAGTTCGTGTTCATGGGGTTGTTTCCTTTGCGGGCCTATTCGCCCAGCAGTACGCGGCGCACCTGCTCCAGGTGGCGGCGCATGGCCGCGCGCGCGCCCTCGGCGTCCCCGACGGCGATCCTGTCCAGGATGACGCGATGGTCCTTGGCCGCACGCCTGGCGTTGGTGGGCAGCTTCACTTTCCTGCAGATGGCCTGGAAAAGGGGATGCCGCATGCCCTCCCAGAGGTCCTGCACGATGGCGCGCAGGACGGAATTGCGGGAAACGGCCGCGATGCGGGCGTGGAACAGGAGGTCGCCATCCTCGTGGGAAAGCACCTCCTGCGTTCCCGTCTCGATGTCCGCCTCCATCTTGCCGATGGCTTCGGCCAGGCCTTCGATCTCCTCGGAGGTGATGTCCCGGGCGGCGATGGCGGCCAGCTCCCCCTCGATGACGATGCGCGCGGAGATGAGGTCGAAGGGGCTGGGCCCCTGGTCCATGGAGGCGCGTACGGCCTGCCCGGGCTCGGCGGGCAGGTCCTTGACGAAGATGCCCGACCCGGTGCGCACTTCGACCAGGCCCTGGAGTTCCAGGGCGATGATGGCCTCGCGGATGGTTGGCCTGCTCACGCCGAAGCGCAAGGCCAGGTCGCGCTCGGAAGGGAGGCGCTGCCCTGGCTGCCATTCCCGACCGGCCAGGGCCTCGGCCACCTGGCTCGCGACCTGCTGGTAGAGTCTCTGGCTTTCGACAGGCTGGAGAACCATGGGCAGACCTCGACAAATTGGTTTGGCCAATGTCGCATCACGATTCAATTTGGTCAAGTGGCATTACCAATTTTTGCGTCCCGTCCCGACTTCCCGCTCGGCCTTCGCCGCAATTGCTCCAGCGCGAAAAATGATATACGCGCATAGAAATCCCCGCGGGCAAACTGCGCGGCGCCGCCCTTCGTCCGCCTTTCAGCTACTGCCTCGCGGCCCGCATCGGCGACGACCGAAGGCCTCATGGGACACTACCGCCGGATCATCCTCTTCAACATTCTCGCGCTTCTGGCGTGGTGCTGCTGTATTTACGTCCTCTACACCAAGGCCATCAAGGACGACGTGCGCTCCATGCGCTTCGCGGCCCTCACCGAGGCCCGCATCGCCTACGACAAGGACATCACCTACCGGCGCTGGGCCGCCAAACTGGGCGGCGTGTACGCCGAGATCAGCGAGTCGCTGCACCCCAACGAACACCTCGACGTGCCGGGCCGGGACATCACAACCCCGGACGGCAAGCGCCTCACGCTCGTCAATCCCGCCTACATGACCCGCATGGTCCACGAAATCGCCCAGGAGGCCGCCGGGCTCAAGGGGCATATCACCAGCCTCGACCCCATCCGAGCGGCCAATGCACCTACTGCCTGGGAGGCGCAGGCCCTGCGCTCTTTCCAGGAAGGCGTCCCGGAATTCATCGCTTTCGACGACGAGGACGGACGCCCCGTACTGCGCTTCATGCGCCCCATGATCACCGAAAAGCCCTGCCTGAAGTGCCACGCCCGCCAGGGCTACAAGGAAGGGGACATCCGGGGCGGCATCAGCGTCACGATGCCCCTCGACCAGTACGCCCCGGCCCTGGCCGACGCCGAGTCCGGCACGCGCACCCGCTACACGCTCATCCTGCTGTCCGGCGTGGTGCTCATCGCCTTCTCCACGGGCGTGCTCTGGCTCAACGAACGCCTGCGCGACAAAACAATGCGCATCGCCATGGAATCCGACCGCCGCATCCGCGAAAGCGAAGAGCGCTACAGGATGTATGTCCAGCACGCGCCCCTGGCCATCTTCATCGCCGACGGCCAGGGCCGCCTCGTGGACGTGAACCCCATGACCTGCGAGGTCACCGGCCACTCGCGAGCCGAGCTGCTGCGCCTCACCCTGCTGGACCTCCTGCCGGGCAACGCCCGCCGGGTGGGGCGACTGCATATGGAGAACGTCGCCGCCAAAGGGGCCACCGTGGGCGTGCTGCCCTACCTCACCCGGGAGGGCGCGGTGCGCTGGTGGGAGGTTTCGGCCGTGAAGCTCTCGGACGACCGCGTCCTGGGCTTCGCCAACGACATCTCCGACCGCAAGCGCGCCGAGGACACCCTCTCGGCCTCCCTGCACGAGAAAGAGGTGCTCCTGCGCGAAATCCACCACCGCGTGAAGAACAACCTCCAGATCGTGTGCAGCCTGCTGAGCCTCCAGGGACAGGGCGTCGACAACCAGGACGCCCTTCGCGTGCTGGGCGACTGCCAATGCCGCGTCATGTCCATGGCCCTCGTCCACGAGCAACTCTACCGCTCCGGAGACCTCTCCGGCATCAACGTGCGCCACTACGTGGAGACCCTCCTCTCCCGGCTGCTGGCCTCCTGCAGGACGGAGTCGACGATCACCCTCTCCGTGGACATCCCGCCCATGAACCTGAGCCTGGACCAGGCCATCCCCTTCGGCCTGGTGCTCAACGAACTGGTCACCAACTCACTGAAGCACGCCTTCACGGGTCGCGCGTCCGGCCACATCGAGGTGCGCGGCGTCCAGGAGGACGGCGAAATGGCCTTCACCATCCGCGACGACGGCCTCGGGCTCCCGCACGGCTTCAAGGTGGAGCTCGCCACTTCGTTGGGCCTGCAGATCGTGAGCACGCTGGTGGGGCAGTTGCGCGGCAACATGGAAATGCGCTCCAACGGAGGCACCGAGTTCGTCTTCCACATTCCCGGTCCGGCCGCCTGACGCGCCCCAAGGGGCGACACGAGAACCCCATCCCGGAGAATCCCCCATGCGCACCTTCCTCCCTGCTCTCATCCTGCTTCTGACGCTGACCCAGGCGAGCGCGACGAGCGCGGAACCCGGCAAGACAGCGGGACCTCCCCCGGCTTCCCTGGCCGTTTGGGAAGGCCGCTATCCCTTGGGCTATCGGGGCGAATACGGATCGTTCTTCGAAGACAAGGCCGTGAAAGCCCTGGTGGCGAATTCGGTGGATGCCAGGTGGCTGCGCAAGGTGCTGGGCTGGACGGTGAACACGCCCTTTACGCGCTCGGGCGACGTGCTCATGGCAACGCTGTGCAAACCGCACGACTGCGGAGACCACAACGCCGTGATCTTCTTCGACATGGACCGGGGCAGCCTCCAGATGTGCGTGAGCGAATTCGACGCCAGGCTCCAGACAGTGACGCACACCTGGGTGGGAGCGTCGCCGCGCCGCATCGAGGGCGGGGCCTGCGAGGACACCATCGGCTGCTACCGCCGGTTCAGGGACAAGTAGGAGAAGGCGGCCGTGCGGCCGCGGGAGCGCACAGGACGCGCCACGCCACGAATTGACGGACAGTGCGCCCCGGGGTATCGGGCTTAAAGGTCGACGGCGCTGACAGCAGAAAGGGCTCCGCTGCGGACCGGCCACGCTTGCCGGAAATGAGGGACCTGCCGCCCCTCCAGCGCCGTCACGACCTCCCTCGAACGGCAGGATGCCGACAGTTCAGCACGGCCTGAACAATGACTTGGTGCGAGAGGGGGGACTCGAACCCCCACGGTTGCCCGCCAGATCCTAAATCTGGTGCGTCTACCAATTCCGCCACTCTCGCATCGGGGCGAAACGCCCTAGCACGACTCGCCGAAATCCGCCAGATGGTCGGGGGGCGAAGCGCCGCGCCCCACGGCGAAGCCTGCGACAAGGGCGCGGTTCAGAAATGTCTGGGCCCCGCGCACGGCGTCGCGCAAGGCCTCTCCCCTCGCCAGCCGTGCGGCGATGGCCGCCGACAGGGCGCAGCCCGTGCCGTGGGTGTGCGGGGTGTCCACCTGGGGTACGGGAAGCGGCTCGGGTTCCTGCCCGGGCAGGGCCAGCCAGTCGATAAGCTCGCCGTCCCGGGCCTCCATGTGCCCGCCCTTGAGCAGCACCGCCCGGGGACCGAACGACAGGAGCTTTTCGAGCACCGCCAAGAGGCTCTCGCGGTCCGTGACCGCCATGCCGGTCAGAGCCTCGGCCTCGGGGCGGTTGGGCGTGGCCAGGTCGGCCAGGGGCAGCATCCGGCGGCGCAGGGCGTCCAGGGCGTCGCCCTTGAGCAGGGCGTGACCGCTCTGGGAAATGCACACCGGGTCCACCACCAGGGGAAAACGCTTGCGTTCGAGCCCCGCCGCCACGGCCTCCACGATGGCCGCCGAAAAGAGCATGCCCGTCTTGGCCGCGGCCACGGGGATGTCCTCCAGGACGGTGCGCAGCTGGAGCGCCACGAAGCCCGGTTCCGGAGCGTGGATGCCCGTAACCCCCCGGGTGTTCTGGGCGGTGAGCGCCGTCACGACGCTGGCGCCGTAGCAGCGGTGGGCCATGAAGGTCTTCAGGTCGGCCTGGATGCCCGCCCCTCCGCCGGAATCGGACCCGGCAATGGTCAGCACGCAGGGGCGCGCGCTCATGCGTCCAGCCCCTCCCCGCTGCGCCGCAGGTTGCGCAGCGAGAGACCGCTCTTGGCCAGCACCATCAGCCCGGTCACCGTGGTGGGGATGTACTGCATCATGTGGATCACAAGCCCGATGGCCAGGGCCAGCTCCTTGTCCACTTTGAAAAGCCCAAGCCCGAAGATCACGGCCGCCTCGAACACCCCCACGGAGCCGGGCGAGGAAGGCATGGCCATGCCCAGGGCCGAGAGGATGAACACGGCCAGGATCTGGCCCATGGTCAGCTGGAGCCCGGCCACCCAGGAGATGACCATGAAGGTGGGGATGGCGTAGAGCGCCCAGACCAG
It encodes the following:
- the uxaC gene encoding glucuronate isomerase, whose translation is MNTNWTMHEDRLFPADPGTRGIARRLYAEVKDLPIVSPHGHTDPRWYAEDVRFPDPAVLFLIPDHYVFRMLHSQGVPLEALGVPRVDGGRTEADPRAIWRLFAENYHLLRGTPSRMWLEHVFLHVFGIEERLEAANAESFYDRLAARLSLPEFRCRALYERYNIEVIATTDSPLDSLEHHKAVLDSGWKGRVVPTFRPDPCVDPDFEGFAANVASLGQLTGEDAGSWKGYLRALAARREFFKSLGATATDHGHPSAATADLDASECERLFHKALRGTATPAEAELFRAQMLTEMVRMSLDDGLVIQIHPGSFRNHSLDIHTRFGRDKGADIPSRTDFVHALKPMLDRFGHERGLTVILFTLDESAYSRELAPLAGVYPVLRLGPAWWFHDSPEGMMRYRRMVTETAGFYNTVGFNDDTRAFLSIPARHDVARRVDCSFLADMVATHRLDEDEAVLLARELAYSLAKKAYRL
- a CDS encoding histidine kinase dimerization/phosphoacceptor domain -containing protein; this encodes MGHYRRIILFNILALLAWCCCIYVLYTKAIKDDVRSMRFAALTEARIAYDKDITYRRWAAKLGGVYAEISESLHPNEHLDVPGRDITTPDGKRLTLVNPAYMTRMVHEIAQEAAGLKGHITSLDPIRAANAPTAWEAQALRSFQEGVPEFIAFDDEDGRPVLRFMRPMITEKPCLKCHARQGYKEGDIRGGISVTMPLDQYAPALADAESGTRTRYTLILLSGVVLIAFSTGVLWLNERLRDKTMRIAMESDRRIRESEERYRMYVQHAPLAIFIADGQGRLVDVNPMTCEVTGHSRAELLRLTLLDLLPGNARRVGRLHMENVAAKGATVGVLPYLTREGAVRWWEVSAVKLSDDRVLGFANDISDRKRAEDTLSASLHEKEVLLREIHHRVKNNLQIVCSLLSLQGQGVDNQDALRVLGDCQCRVMSMALVHEQLYRSGDLSGINVRHYVETLLSRLLASCRTESTITLSVDIPPMNLSLDQAIPFGLVLNELVTNSLKHAFTGRASGHIEVRGVQEDGEMAFTIRDDGLGLPHGFKVELATSLGLQIVSTLVGQLRGNMEMRSNGGTEFVFHIPGPAA
- a CDS encoding TRAP transporter substrate-binding protein is translated as MATKAMRFLMAGALILSLAGQAFAQNKVSLRSADTHPEDYPTVQAVKAMAKTLEEQSKGRITMKVFPGRQLGEEKDTIEQTIAGAIDVNRVNMAPLNSVAPPTAIPGLPFIFRSVEHMHKVMDGPIGDQILDSLEPYGLIGLCFYDSGARSFYNSKKPINTPEDMKGMKIRVQNSDLFVSMVAALGANATPMEFGQVYEALSTGVIDGAENNWPSYESTRHFEVAKFYSLDEHSMSPEVLVVSKVTWNKLSKEDQALLRKAARESVPVMRKLWAEREDKARKVVEAAGSKINTVNKEPFIKAMAPLYDKFANTPQLKDLVTKIQAVQ
- a CDS encoding FadR/GntR family transcriptional regulator yields the protein MVLQPVESQRLYQQVASQVAEALAGREWQPGQRLPSERDLALRFGVSRPTIREAIIALELQGLVEVRTGSGIFVKDLPAEPGQAVRASMDQGPSPFDLISARIVIEGELAAIAARDITSEEIEGLAEAIGKMEADIETGTQEVLSHEDGDLLFHARIAAVSRNSVLRAIVQDLWEGMRHPLFQAICRKVKLPTNARRAAKDHRVILDRIAVGDAEGARAAMRRHLEQVRRVLLGE
- a CDS encoding TRAP transporter small permease, producing the protein MPPDAARAASGPPIKETFMTSALERLTAFNTRIARLCMQFSAIGLVYCIVVIGWQIFSRYIMNDSPQWSETSVLFVMVWFIMIAAAAGVHEKTHIGISFTLDLMPRPMRKACSMLIHVVVGTFGGCMVYFGWQQVMTTWGHVIPTLGISTGLSYLPFPVAGLLFVLFSIEHFWRAARD
- a CDS encoding TRAP transporter large permease, encoding MELWVLFGSFLVLMLIGVPIAVVLGVSSLITIVYMDIPPMVVFQRMASGMNSFSLIAIPFFIYAGEIMQYGGISDRLVRLASGMVGHIRGGLGLVNVVASMFFGGISGSAVADASALGTTLIPMMKRKGFGTDYAVSVTVTAATIGLIIPPSHNMIIYSIAAGGTVSVTNMFLGGFVPGVLVGLCLMAAAYLIAVKRNYPREPFPGFAALLASFFGALPGLLTAVIIIGGVLSGIFTATESSAIAVIYAVAVTALGYKSLKWEDFKRATVNATRTTALVLLIIGTAASFGWLLALNQVPAKLYEILRAVSDNPYVIMFIVNAILLFLGTFMDMAPLIIICTPIFLPVMKAVGMDPVQFGIVLMINLGIGLCTPPVGSVLFVGCAVGKIKIEEAMRAIWPFYAAMVVALMAATYIPWITLIVPKYLGK
- the thiD gene encoding bifunctional hydroxymethylpyrimidine kinase/phosphomethylpyrimidine kinase, coding for MSARPCVLTIAGSDSGGGAGIQADLKTFMAHRCYGASVVTALTAQNTRGVTGIHAPEPGFVALQLRTVLEDIPVAAAKTGMLFSAAIVEAVAAGLERKRFPLVVDPVCISQSGHALLKGDALDALRRRMLPLADLATPNRPEAEALTGMAVTDRESLLAVLEKLLSFGPRAVLLKGGHMEARDGELIDWLALPGQEPEPLPVPQVDTPHTHGTGCALSAAIAARLARGEALRDAVRGAQTFLNRALVAGFAVGRGASPPDHLADFGESC